Proteins encoded within one genomic window of Akkermansiaceae bacterium:
- a CDS encoding transglutaminase family protein produces MRFRVSSQLDYHLEDPATFFFALKCIETNGQHIENESLLIEPEADTDDFTIGVGMNRFTRVRTSGSGPLALRYQADVETSIQLTDVSSLISEGPHLLVPDAIPFLFPSRYCQSDRLRQQAVDLFGHLEDPHAIASGISDWIYEHVAYRSGTSNEQSSAVDTLEQRQGVCRDFSHLAIGFCRAMNMPARYVSCYSHLLDPPDIHAVFEVFIGGMWYVFDPTRLAPLNGLVRIATGRDAADAAVCTIFGNPVLNNIQVACESLDGEFVPITRDTLHAANQAIALL; encoded by the coding sequence ATGCGATTCCGCGTCAGTTCCCAGCTCGACTACCATCTGGAAGATCCCGCCACGTTCTTCTTCGCGCTCAAGTGCATCGAAACGAACGGCCAGCACATTGAAAACGAGTCGCTCCTGATCGAGCCGGAGGCGGACACGGATGACTTCACCATCGGCGTGGGGATGAACCGCTTCACCCGTGTCCGGACGTCCGGCAGCGGACCGCTGGCGCTCCGCTACCAGGCGGATGTGGAGACCAGCATCCAGCTCACGGATGTTTCCTCGCTGATTTCGGAAGGACCACACCTGCTGGTTCCGGATGCGATCCCGTTCCTTTTCCCCAGCCGTTACTGCCAGTCCGACCGTCTCCGGCAACAGGCCGTCGATCTTTTCGGCCATCTGGAGGATCCGCACGCCATCGCCTCCGGCATCAGTGACTGGATCTACGAGCATGTCGCCTACCGCAGCGGCACCTCCAACGAGCAATCCTCCGCGGTGGATACGCTGGAGCAGCGGCAGGGCGTCTGCCGCGATTTTTCCCATCTCGCCATCGGCTTCTGCCGGGCGATGAACATGCCGGCGCGCTACGTGTCCTGCTACTCCCACCTGCTGGATCCGCCGGATATCCACGCTGTGTTTGAAGTCTTCATCGGCGGGATGTGGTATGTTTTCGACCCCACCCGCCTCGCCCCGCTGAATGGTCTGGTGCGCATCGCCACCGGCCGGGACGCCGCGGACGCCGCCGTCTGCACCATCTTCGGGAACCCGGTGCTCAACAACATCCAGGTGGCCTGTGAGTCGCTGGATGGGGAGTTCGTCCCCATCACCCGCGACACGCTGCATGCGGCGAACCAGGCGATCGCCCTGCTCTGA
- a CDS encoding transglutaminase family protein produces MEILDVKTEPRERLHLVHESLYTYSEPVHFSPHRLVLRPREGHDVRLHMMTLETFPRSEIHWHRDILDNSIAVAEFTEPSAELRIRSEFIIALPAPVDKEKPPLLVAYPPHVAGIDELITVPYRQFTYPQEVERLRKWFVANNLEPQTGDRRAIFDELAALIFKTIRYTRREEPGVQSPIATLDFGSGSCRDMAVLMIETSRAMGYPARFVSGYLESTNSLVGRGSTHAWAEVYLPDKGWTGYDPSTGRRTGAGHVAVGVSHHPRGVMPVTGGYAGNPGVTSTLRVSISTERLP; encoded by the coding sequence ATGGAAATCCTGGACGTCAAAACCGAACCCCGCGAGCGGCTGCATCTCGTGCATGAGTCGCTCTACACCTATTCGGAGCCGGTCCATTTTTCGCCCCACCGCCTCGTCCTGCGCCCGCGGGAGGGCCACGACGTGCGCCTCCACATGATGACGCTGGAGACATTCCCCCGCTCGGAGATCCACTGGCACCGTGACATCCTGGACAACTCCATCGCGGTGGCTGAGTTCACGGAACCCTCCGCGGAACTCCGCATCCGGAGCGAGTTCATCATCGCCCTGCCGGCACCCGTGGACAAAGAGAAGCCGCCGCTGCTGGTCGCGTATCCGCCGCATGTCGCGGGCATCGACGAACTCATCACCGTCCCCTACCGGCAGTTCACCTATCCGCAGGAAGTGGAACGGTTGAGGAAATGGTTCGTCGCCAACAATCTGGAACCACAGACCGGAGACCGCCGCGCGATCTTCGATGAACTGGCGGCGCTCATTTTCAAGACCATCCGCTACACGCGGCGGGAGGAACCGGGCGTGCAGTCCCCCATCGCGACGCTGGATTTCGGCAGCGGATCCTGCCGGGACATGGCGGTGCTGATGATCGAGACAAGCCGGGCGATGGGCTATCCCGCGCGGTTCGTGAGCGGCTATCTGGAAAGCACGAACTCGCTGGTGGGCCGCGGCTCGACCCATGCTTGGGCGGAAGTCTATCTGCCAGACAAGGGCTGGACGGGCTACGACCCCTCGACCGGCCGCCGCACCGGTGCGGGCCACGTGGCGGTGGGTGTGAGCCATCATCCGCGCGGTGTCATGCCCGTGACCGGAGGCTATGCCGGGAATCCGGGCGTCACCTCCACGCTGAGGGTTTCAATATCGACCGAGCGGTTGCCGTAA
- a CDS encoding MBOAT family protein, whose product MLFNSFEFLVLLAITLVLYYVPVPARWTRVWQVGVLLSASSIFYGWEDPRLLLLLGVSCVFNAISVERILSAKREERPVAAKRWLVWAIVLNLGFLAFFKYAGILLGTVPGVHPAAVAWVRSIPLPIGISFYTFHAISLLVDVHRGNVSQETQRRLGRSGSGRAASLGDLSLYIVFFPQLVAGPIVKAHDFVDQIREKLWSNIDWTLVRRYLVTGYFLKIFVADNLAEQTVLLTVEGSLRTSGPISLMAMLYGYGLQIFADFAGYSLIAIGLGLMFGYRLPENFRFPYLSLSITEFWRRWHLSLSSWLREYLYIPLGGNRKGSGRTYFNLFLVMFLGGLWHGAEWKFALWGTLHGGLLAFERLVFRSRAGSFASAGPWRLLRDGFRWVYAFHAVMFLWLTFLMPDMAHIRLFFEMMGSGDWSVKGQPVFALLAYGGMAVLYHGWGWLQEHRPYWVKQAGNPWAEGIVHAVMIFLVITNPGAPRGFIYFQF is encoded by the coding sequence ATGCTCTTCAACTCGTTCGAGTTCCTGGTCCTGCTCGCGATCACGCTCGTGCTGTACTATGTCCCCGTGCCGGCACGCTGGACACGTGTCTGGCAGGTGGGTGTGCTGCTTTCCGCCAGCTCCATCTTCTACGGCTGGGAGGATCCGCGGCTGCTGTTGCTGCTGGGCGTTTCCTGCGTCTTCAACGCCATCTCCGTCGAGAGGATCCTGTCGGCGAAGCGGGAGGAACGCCCCGTGGCGGCGAAACGCTGGCTGGTATGGGCCATCGTGCTGAACCTCGGCTTCCTCGCATTCTTCAAATACGCGGGCATCCTGCTAGGAACGGTGCCGGGCGTGCATCCGGCGGCGGTCGCGTGGGTCCGGTCGATCCCGCTGCCCATCGGCATCTCGTTCTACACCTTCCACGCCATCAGCCTGCTGGTGGATGTCCACCGTGGGAACGTGAGCCAGGAAACCCAGCGCCGCCTCGGCCGGTCGGGATCGGGCCGCGCGGCATCGCTGGGCGACCTTTCTCTCTACATCGTCTTTTTCCCGCAGCTCGTCGCCGGGCCGATCGTCAAGGCGCACGACTTCGTGGACCAGATCCGCGAGAAGCTCTGGAGCAACATCGACTGGACGCTGGTCCGCCGCTATCTGGTCACCGGCTATTTCCTCAAGATCTTCGTCGCGGACAATCTGGCGGAGCAAACCGTGCTGCTCACGGTGGAGGGCAGCCTGCGGACCAGCGGACCCATTTCGCTCATGGCCATGCTCTACGGCTATGGGCTGCAGATCTTCGCGGACTTTGCCGGGTATTCGCTCATCGCCATCGGGCTGGGCCTGATGTTCGGCTACCGTCTGCCGGAGAACTTCAGATTTCCCTACCTGTCGCTGAGCATCACGGAATTCTGGCGGCGTTGGCACCTCTCGCTCTCCTCCTGGCTGCGGGAGTATCTTTACATCCCGCTGGGCGGGAACCGGAAGGGATCCGGGCGCACTTACTTCAACCTTTTCCTGGTGATGTTCCTCGGCGGCCTCTGGCATGGCGCGGAGTGGAAGTTCGCGCTGTGGGGCACGCTCCATGGCGGCCTGCTGGCGTTCGAGCGGCTGGTCTTCCGCAGCCGCGCGGGCTCCTTCGCCTCCGCCGGTCCGTGGCGCTTGCTGCGCGACGGCTTCCGCTGGGTGTATGCCTTCCACGCGGTCATGTTCCTGTGGCTCACCTTCCTCATGCCGGACATGGCGCACATCCGCCTGTTCTTCGAGATGATGGGAAGCGGCGACTGGAGCGTGAAGGGGCAGCCCGTTTTCGCCCTCCTCGCCTATGGCGGCATGGCGGTGCTTTACCACGGCTGGGGATGGCTCCAGGAGCACCGCCCGTATTGGGTGAAGCAGGCGGGGAATCCATGGGCGGAGGGCATCGTCCATGCGGTGATGATCTTCCTGGTCATCACCAATCCCGGCGCGCCACGGGGCTTCATCTACTTCCAGTTCTGA
- a CDS encoding DUF420 domain-containing protein, with product MTPEHKAWLSRAPQEALSKKLGITAWILTAVVLVLVVMMRSPYKIPLPEGWSMSFLPPVHAVLNTLVTFALIGALVAVKQGKIALHRNFIFAAMGLSVGFLLCYVAYHFTTVETRYGGEGVMRTVYFFLLITHIVLAGISLPFILFAFISGWTNRFAAHRRLVKWVFPMWLYVAATGPVCYLMLRPYY from the coding sequence ATGACACCGGAACACAAAGCGTGGCTGTCACGCGCCCCTCAGGAAGCCCTTTCGAAGAAGCTGGGCATCACCGCATGGATCCTGACCGCCGTGGTGCTGGTGCTGGTGGTCATGATGCGCAGCCCCTACAAGATCCCGCTGCCGGAAGGCTGGTCCATGTCCTTCCTGCCGCCCGTGCATGCGGTTCTCAACACACTGGTCACCTTCGCACTCATCGGCGCGCTGGTGGCGGTGAAGCAAGGGAAGATCGCGCTGCACCGGAACTTCATCTTCGCGGCGATGGGCCTCTCGGTCGGCTTCCTGCTGTGCTACGTGGCCTACCACTTCACCACGGTGGAGACCCGCTATGGTGGAGAAGGGGTCATGCGGACCGTCTATTTCTTCCTCCTCATCACCCACATCGTGTTGGCGGGGATCAGCCTGCCGTTCATCCTGTTCGCCTTCATCTCCGGCTGGACGAACCGCTTCGCCGCCCACCGCAGGCTGGTGAAATGGGTCTTCCCGATGTGGCTCTACGTCGCCGCCACCGGCCCCGTCTGCTACTTGATGCTGCGGCCCTATTATTGA
- a CDS encoding SCO family protein yields MSRKTTIFLFYTGVAVISALIIAAAILTRSTFPALQPREELIIDSGKTTPPDYFAIGKDLTAVNQDEQQVKLSDLRGKVWVAAEFFAVCPHCAVRNGSELREIYEAFKSDPDFHIACISVDPEEDKPEKLKEYAKVLGADTKNWWFLNAGEAKATHSYLEKELKFFGVRERSDPLDIEANGRYQHDLGFLLVDRNFNVIGKWPLADARSEEAKKRDPQMYERMKKELFDRIRLELAKK; encoded by the coding sequence ATGAGCCGCAAAACCACCATCTTCCTCTTCTACACCGGCGTCGCCGTCATCTCAGCCCTCATCATCGCGGCGGCGATCCTCACCCGGTCCACCTTCCCCGCGCTCCAACCCCGGGAGGAACTCATCATCGACAGTGGCAAGACCACGCCGCCGGATTACTTCGCCATCGGCAAGGACCTCACCGCCGTGAACCAGGATGAACAGCAGGTGAAGCTGTCCGACCTGCGGGGCAAGGTATGGGTCGCCGCGGAGTTTTTCGCCGTATGCCCGCACTGTGCCGTCCGCAACGGCTCCGAACTGCGGGAAATCTACGAAGCGTTCAAATCCGATCCGGATTTCCACATCGCCTGCATCTCCGTCGATCCGGAGGAGGACAAGCCGGAGAAGCTGAAGGAGTACGCGAAGGTGCTGGGCGCGGACACGAAGAACTGGTGGTTCCTCAACGCCGGGGAGGCCAAGGCGACGCACAGTTATCTGGAGAAGGAACTGAAATTCTTCGGCGTGCGCGAGCGCAGCGACCCGCTGGACATCGAGGCGAACGGCCGCTACCAGCACGACCTCGGCTTCCTGCTGGTGGACCGGAATTTCAACGTCATCGGCAAGTGGCCGCTGGCGGATGCCCGCTCCGAGGAAGCGAAGAAACGCGACCCGCAGATGTACGAGCGGATGAAGAAGGAACTCTTCGACCGCATCCGCCTGGAACTGGCGAAAAAGTGA
- a CDS encoding PQQ-dependent sugar dehydrogenase codes for MKGYRAALLTLMLFTHAGGQLVRVPNTTLNLPAALPSATGYTTQNALGDLVFDEPMSVVSVRHERHRLFVAERGGILRIVDLTAAELEAKPYLDLRDLLETDETFNRGGENGFLSVAFHPEFAANGTLFVYFSFVAKDGKLFQRLHRVVMESPASDAPEIFSHERLLTIYDRASNHNGGTIDFGPDGYLYLSLGDEGGGGDQYNNARFITQDPTAGRTGFWGQMVRLDVDHRAGNLTPQLHQQNSTSYPSAVNDAAYKVPADNPFIGRTTWHNVAINPANVRNEIWATGLRNPFRWSFDRPTGRLYLGDVGQGAREEIDIITRGGDYGWSWREGTREYNSPPSPEDPPPSGFSPIEPIYDYGRSSNGVLGGNCVTGGAVYRGNRLTELFGAYVFADYSGPIVALRENNGTWTAEKLGEEGGIVHFGHDPRDGDLLFCANGQVKRFVRSQTTGTAPPATLSAVGAFSNLASLTPHAGIVPYDVNLPFWSDHAIKRRWFSIRNTTDDVTYSRDGNWTLPTGMVWVKHFDIETVRGQPSSARKLETRILVKTASGTYGLSYRWRADQTDADLVDEEGRDDPLTITVGGSPTSQTWRFPSRGQCMNCHTPVGGHALSFNTRQLNRDHLYGTQTRNQLTALEVAGYFSNSVGGVHTLPAYAATDDATQSREWRVRSYLAVNCSQCHQPGGPASGNWDARATVETDAAMIINGVLLDPAGNAANRFVVPGDVTHSVAVRRMQGIPSRMPPIGSNVIDSSGVALLTDWINADLPARRSFAQWQVAMFGDPPPARAAPDQDPDGDGLDNRTEYLAGTLPETANPPSLLKADISGGQLRFRHTLPANRAMVIETSETLAPGSWVPWDVPGNSPVFPAAAGERTLEIPLPTGPRRFFRGRISAP; via the coding sequence ATGAAGGGTTATCGTGCGGCTCTGCTCACACTGATGCTTTTCACCCATGCGGGTGGCCAGCTCGTCCGCGTTCCTAACACCACGCTCAACCTCCCGGCGGCCCTGCCCTCCGCCACGGGATACACCACGCAGAACGCGCTGGGGGATCTGGTCTTCGATGAGCCGATGTCCGTCGTCTCCGTGCGGCATGAAAGGCACCGGTTGTTCGTCGCGGAGCGCGGAGGAATCCTAAGGATCGTGGATCTCACAGCGGCGGAACTGGAGGCGAAGCCCTATCTGGACCTGCGCGATCTGCTGGAGACGGACGAGACGTTCAACCGTGGAGGGGAAAACGGATTTCTCTCCGTGGCGTTCCATCCGGAGTTCGCCGCGAACGGGACGTTGTTCGTCTATTTCAGCTTCGTTGCCAAAGACGGAAAGCTGTTCCAGCGGCTCCACCGCGTGGTGATGGAAAGCCCCGCTTCGGACGCTCCGGAGATTTTTTCCCACGAACGCCTGCTGACAATCTACGACCGCGCGTCCAACCATAATGGCGGCACCATTGATTTCGGCCCGGACGGATACCTCTATCTTTCACTGGGGGACGAGGGCGGCGGCGGGGATCAGTACAACAACGCGCGCTTCATCACGCAGGACCCCACAGCGGGCCGGACCGGCTTCTGGGGGCAGATGGTGCGGCTGGATGTCGATCACCGCGCAGGAAACCTGACCCCGCAGTTACACCAGCAGAACTCCACCTCTTATCCGTCCGCAGTAAATGACGCCGCCTACAAGGTCCCGGCGGACAATCCCTTCATCGGCCGCACCACCTGGCACAATGTCGCCATCAATCCCGCAAACGTCCGCAATGAGATCTGGGCCACGGGCCTGCGGAATCCCTTCCGCTGGTCCTTCGACCGGCCCACAGGGCGGCTGTATCTGGGGGATGTGGGGCAGGGGGCGCGGGAAGAAATCGACATCATCACCCGGGGTGGTGACTACGGCTGGTCCTGGCGGGAGGGGACCCGTGAATACAACAGCCCGCCTTCCCCTGAGGATCCGCCTCCGTCCGGCTTTTCCCCCATAGAGCCGATCTATGACTACGGTAGATCCAGTAATGGGGTGCTGGGCGGTAACTGCGTGACGGGCGGGGCCGTGTACCGGGGTAACCGCCTGACCGAGCTGTTCGGAGCCTATGTCTTCGCGGACTACAGCGGTCCCATCGTCGCGTTGAGGGAAAACAACGGCACCTGGACCGCGGAAAAACTCGGAGAGGAGGGCGGTATCGTCCACTTCGGCCATGATCCGCGGGACGGCGACCTCCTCTTCTGCGCGAACGGACAGGTGAAGCGGTTCGTCCGCTCGCAGACCACCGGCACCGCCCCTCCGGCCACCCTTTCCGCCGTGGGCGCGTTTTCCAATCTGGCCTCCCTCACCCCGCACGCGGGCATCGTGCCCTACGATGTGAATCTCCCGTTCTGGAGCGACCACGCCATCAAGCGCCGCTGGTTTTCCATCCGCAACACGACGGACGATGTGACCTACAGCCGGGATGGCAACTGGACCCTGCCCACCGGGATGGTGTGGGTGAAACATTTCGACATCGAGACGGTGCGCGGCCAGCCGTCCTCCGCGCGCAAGCTGGAGACCCGCATCCTGGTGAAGACCGCCAGCGGCACCTATGGGCTTTCCTACCGCTGGCGGGCGGACCAGACGGATGCGGACCTGGTGGACGAAGAGGGGAGGGATGATCCGCTCACCATCACCGTCGGTGGCTCACCCACCTCACAGACATGGCGTTTCCCCAGCCGCGGGCAGTGCATGAACTGCCACACCCCGGTGGGCGGCCACGCGCTTTCCTTCAACACCCGCCAGCTCAACCGCGACCACCTCTACGGCACGCAGACGCGGAACCAGCTCACCGCGCTGGAGGTCGCGGGTTATTTCTCCAACAGCGTCGGCGGCGTCCACACCCTGCCCGCCTACGCCGCTACGGACGATGCCACCCAAAGCCGGGAGTGGCGGGTGCGTTCCTATCTGGCCGTGAACTGCTCCCAGTGCCACCAGCCCGGCGGCCCCGCGAGCGGAAATTGGGATGCCCGCGCGACGGTGGAGACGGATGCTGCGATGATCATCAACGGCGTCCTGCTCGACCCGGCGGGGAATGCCGCCAACCGATTCGTGGTGCCGGGGGATGTCACCCACTCGGTCGCGGTCCGCAGGATGCAGGGCATACCCTCCCGCATGCCACCCATCGGCTCGAACGTCATCGACTCCTCCGGCGTGGCGCTGCTCACGGACTGGATCAATGCGGACCTGCCCGCCCGCCGGAGCTTCGCCCAGTGGCAGGTGGCCATGTTCGGCGACCCGCCACCGGCGAGGGCCGCCCCGGACCAGGATCCGGATGGCGACGGGCTGGACAACCGCACGGAGTACCTGGCCGGGACCCTGCCTGAAACGGCGAACCCGCCGTCGCTCCTGAAAGCGGACATCTCCGGCGGCCAGCTCCGCTTCCGCCACACACTGCCCGCGAACCGGGCGATGGTCATCGAAACCAGCGAAACCCTCGCCCCCGGCTCCTGGGTGCCATGGGATGTGCCGGGAAATTCGCCCGTTTTTCCGGCTGCGGCGGGTGAAAGGACGTTGGAAATCCCTTTGCCCACCGGCCCCCGGCGGTTTTTCCGCGGGCGGATTTCCGCACCGTGA
- the rsmA gene encoding ribosomal RNA small subunit methyltransferase A — MTGREVREVLDQTGVLPSKQLGQNFLVDPNMARWIVSQLELTPDDAVVEVGPGTGALTEHVVGTVRKVILIEFDARLAAALKERFKDDPSVEVHHEDGAKFDGRKLFKHRPVKFLGNLPYSSGGAIMKNLLSRPNPFSRAVVMLQKEVIDRLAAAAGTDDYGMLSLRVQSEWEVKPLRTVPPEAFYPQPRIDSSVAVLTPRKSGLPPFDARLFDEIIRRGFAQRRKQLKKQMPKEPAWEDVAGALGLPLTVRGEDLTLEQWVDLSRAFDPHPLKDLPQKDGEIFDVVDVDDQVTGTATRADVHANGLLHRAVHVFVHNKRGDILLQRRSLLKDAHPGVWDSSVSGHLDSGEDYEPAAIRELEEEMGISGATVEEVGRIKPCAETGWEHVRLYRTRHDGSVKFPCAEIDAAMWFPVAEVEAWIANRPADFASGFLECWKLAK; from the coding sequence ATGACCGGTCGGGAAGTGCGCGAAGTGTTGGATCAGACGGGGGTGCTCCCCAGCAAGCAGCTCGGGCAGAACTTTCTGGTCGATCCGAACATGGCGCGCTGGATCGTCTCCCAGCTCGAACTGACCCCGGATGATGCGGTGGTGGAAGTCGGGCCGGGCACCGGCGCGCTCACGGAGCATGTGGTGGGCACCGTGCGGAAGGTCATCCTCATCGAGTTCGACGCCCGGCTCGCCGCGGCGCTCAAGGAGCGCTTCAAGGATGACCCCTCCGTCGAGGTCCACCATGAGGACGGCGCGAAGTTCGATGGCCGGAAGCTTTTCAAGCACCGCCCGGTGAAGTTCCTCGGCAACCTTCCATATTCCTCCGGGGGAGCGATCATGAAGAACCTGCTCAGCCGGCCGAACCCGTTTTCCCGCGCCGTGGTCATGCTGCAGAAGGAAGTCATCGACCGCCTGGCCGCCGCCGCCGGGACCGATGACTACGGCATGCTTTCCCTGCGTGTGCAGTCGGAGTGGGAGGTGAAACCTCTCCGCACCGTGCCGCCGGAAGCCTTCTATCCGCAGCCGAGGATCGACTCCAGTGTGGCCGTGCTCACGCCACGGAAAAGCGGCCTGCCTCCCTTTGACGCGCGGCTTTTCGATGAGATCATCCGTCGTGGGTTCGCCCAGCGGAGGAAGCAGCTCAAGAAGCAGATGCCGAAGGAACCGGCATGGGAGGATGTGGCCGGTGCGCTCGGCCTGCCCCTCACGGTCCGTGGCGAGGATCTCACGCTGGAGCAGTGGGTGGACCTTTCGCGGGCGTTCGATCCCCATCCGTTGAAGGATCTGCCGCAGAAGGATGGCGAGATTTTCGATGTGGTGGATGTGGATGACCAGGTCACCGGCACCGCCACCCGTGCGGACGTGCATGCCAACGGGCTGCTCCACCGCGCGGTCCATGTTTTCGTCCATAACAAGCGGGGGGACATCCTGCTCCAGCGTCGTTCATTGCTGAAGGACGCCCACCCGGGCGTGTGGGATTCCAGTGTTTCCGGGCACCTGGATTCCGGGGAGGACTATGAACCTGCGGCCATCCGGGAACTGGAGGAGGAAATGGGTATCTCCGGCGCGACGGTGGAGGAAGTGGGGCGCATCAAACCCTGTGCGGAAACCGGCTGGGAACACGTCCGCCTCTACCGCACGCGGCATGATGGCTCCGTGAAATTCCCCTGCGCGGAGATCGACGCCGCGATGTGGTTCCCCGTCGCGGAGGTGGAGGCATGGATCGCCAACCGGCCCGCGGATTTCGCCAGCGGCTTCCTGGAGTGCTGGAAATTGGCAAAGTGA
- a CDS encoding ATP-binding cassette domain-containing protein, with translation MPAIVSHPGMSEPKRSKPISSLRWIFGYLMKEKRIFIPSMVALFLTAILSLAFPWFLKELIGNPTDALNDGIDPAEILAKSNRIVLELVAVLALQSIVAFFRVQGFIRSGESALNHMRRDLFGHMIRLPMPFFQEQRSGALSNRISADLNLVRETVLTTIPQAVRHTVILVGGLIAIFIATWKLSLILLGSVPIVVLAIAIFGRKVRKHSRDAQDALADAGTVIEESVQGIADVKSFTNEPLEGARYDRSLTRFLDVTKRGALARAAFLSFIIFALFGTIAFVCWYGARMMATGEISSTEFLWFVLFGVFVGASLGTFPEIVSALQQTAGATERLRELMHTPPEREDGENGVRLGGALAFRDLSFRYPSRPDVQVLSDLGFQVEPGQRVALVGPSGAGKSTVFSLILGFNSPESGEVLFDGRPAPSLSLHALRSQIAIVPQEVLLFGGTIRENIEYGRPGATPEEIQAAAKQANAHDFISALPEGFDTVVGPRGTKLSGGQRQRIAIARAILADPRILLLDEATSALDSESERLVNEALERLMEGRTSLVIAHRLSTVRHADRILVFNQGKIVESGTHDELLAHNGTYRFLVETQLV, from the coding sequence GTGCCCGCCATCGTCTCCCATCCCGGCATGTCCGAGCCGAAGCGCAGCAAGCCGATTTCCTCCCTGAGGTGGATCTTCGGCTACCTGATGAAGGAGAAGAGGATCTTCATCCCGTCCATGGTGGCGCTTTTCCTCACCGCCATCCTTTCGTTGGCCTTCCCATGGTTTCTCAAGGAACTGATCGGCAACCCCACGGACGCCCTCAACGATGGCATCGACCCCGCCGAGATCCTGGCGAAGTCGAACCGCATCGTGCTGGAACTGGTGGCGGTGCTGGCGCTCCAGTCCATCGTCGCGTTCTTCCGGGTGCAGGGCTTCATCCGCTCCGGTGAATCCGCGCTCAACCACATGCGGCGGGACCTTTTCGGCCATATGATCCGCCTGCCGATGCCGTTCTTCCAGGAACAGCGCTCCGGCGCGCTGAGCAACCGCATCTCCGCGGACCTGAACCTGGTCCGGGAAACGGTGCTGACCACCATCCCGCAGGCGGTGCGCCACACGGTCATCCTCGTCGGCGGCCTGATCGCCATCTTCATCGCCACCTGGAAGCTGTCGCTCATCCTGCTGGGCAGCGTGCCCATCGTGGTGCTGGCCATCGCCATCTTCGGCCGCAAGGTAAGGAAGCACTCGCGGGACGCACAGGATGCGCTGGCGGACGCCGGCACGGTCATCGAGGAAAGCGTGCAGGGCATCGCGGATGTGAAGTCATTCACCAACGAGCCGCTGGAAGGCGCGCGCTATGACCGCTCCCTCACCCGCTTCCTGGATGTGACGAAGCGCGGCGCGCTGGCGCGGGCGGCGTTCCTTTCCTTCATCATCTTCGCCCTGTTCGGCACCATCGCCTTCGTCTGCTGGTATGGTGCGCGGATGATGGCGACGGGCGAGATCTCCAGCACGGAATTCCTGTGGTTCGTGTTGTTCGGTGTCTTCGTCGGCGCGTCGCTCGGCACGTTCCCGGAGATCGTCTCCGCGCTGCAACAGACGGCGGGTGCCACGGAGCGCCTGCGCGAGCTGATGCACACCCCGCCCGAGCGTGAGGATGGTGAAAACGGCGTGCGCCTCGGCGGGGCACTGGCATTCCGCGACCTCTCCTTCCGCTACCCGTCCCGTCCGGATGTACAGGTGCTTTCGGACCTCGGCTTCCAGGTGGAGCCGGGCCAGCGGGTGGCCCTGGTGGGACCGTCCGGCGCGGGCAAGTCCACGGTCTTTTCCCTGATCCTCGGCTTCAACTCACCGGAAAGCGGCGAAGTGCTGTTCGACGGCCGGCCCGCGCCATCCCTCTCGCTCCACGCGCTGCGCTCGCAGATCGCCATCGTGCCGCAGGAGGTGCTGCTGTTCGGCGGCACCATCCGTGAGAACATCGAATACGGCAGGCCCGGTGCCACGCCTGAGGAAATCCAGGCCGCGGCGAAGCAGGCCAATGCCCATGATTTCATCTCCGCTCTGCCGGAGGGATTCGACACGGTGGTGGGGCCGCGCGGCACGAAGCTCTCCGGTGGCCAGCGCCAGCGCATCGCCATCGCCCGCGCCATCCTCGCGGACCCGCGCATCCTATTGCTGGACGAAGCGACCTCCGCGCTCGATTCCGAAAGCGAAAGGCTGGTGAACGAGGCGCTGGAAAGGCTGATGGAAGGCCGCACCAGCCTGGTCATCGCCCACCGGCTCTCCACCGTCCGCCATGCCGATCGCATCCTGGTCTTCAACCAGGGCAAAATCGTGGAAAGTGGCACTCACGATGAACTGTTGGCGCACAACGGCACGTATCGCTTCCTCGTAGAAACACAACTCGTCTGA